In Gimesia benthica, a single window of DNA contains:
- a CDS encoding glycoside hydrolase family 71/99-like protein: MNRSAAPFILLLVILQTCLVQPLAAQDEKIVQPVDPGTLTGKVMVGYQGWFNCPEDGAGLGWKHWARLGHRQFGPGNVTVDLWPDVSELDADERYATGFRRADGSRAEVFSSANRKTVLRHFRWMQGYGIDGAFLQRFASGLSNARLIQNKNLVLNHVREGAKESGRTFAVMYDLSGLQEGEVERVFDDWTELREIQRVAEDAQYQRHNGKPLVAVWGIGFSDDRPYSLQECYELVKLFKRNGCAVMLGVPSYWREGTRDAVDDPLLKEIIKAADVISPWSVGRYRSPKEADRHAEQVWQPDQRWCAEAGLDFLPVAFPGFSWHNLHGGELNQIPRRKGDFLWSQIKAAERIGCEMLYIAMFDEVDEATAIFKCTNHPPTGNGGKFVTYEGLPSDHYLKLVGRAGRLLKGEPETVAVKKEDERRLLIGYGEGVLELDGQNDIVWHYQQPGIETVYDAWKLLNGNVLFAHRFGVREVNPEKETVWDYKVPPIKGKQEINSCQPLPDGKVLILDCGNQKLLEVDRQQNVTWSIDLPDGGKNVHNRYMQARKTPQGTYLISYRDNKVILELNAEGKEVWRYKLNENDRAFTAIRLANGRTLIPCITSYRIIEVDPQGKITWILDKQDDLGFELLYPVGVQVRNNGNLVVINSDYHHRKGMDNDVQAFEITRDKRVLWTLMKTDLEEDGKVPVVERGTKMPSHHLLSIQVLGEPAGLK, encoded by the coding sequence ATGAATCGAAGCGCTGCTCCATTTATTTTGCTGCTGGTAATTCTACAGACCTGCCTGGTGCAACCGCTGGCTGCCCAGGATGAGAAGATTGTGCAGCCGGTCGATCCCGGGACGTTGACCGGAAAAGTCATGGTGGGTTACCAGGGTTGGTTTAACTGTCCGGAGGATGGTGCCGGGCTGGGCTGGAAGCACTGGGCCCGGCTGGGGCATCGACAATTCGGTCCGGGAAATGTGACCGTGGATCTGTGGCCCGATGTTTCGGAACTGGACGCCGATGAACGCTATGCGACCGGATTTCGCCGTGCAGACGGCAGCCGGGCGGAAGTTTTCAGCAGTGCGAATCGTAAAACCGTGTTGCGACATTTTCGCTGGATGCAGGGATACGGGATCGATGGGGCTTTTCTGCAACGGTTTGCTTCCGGGCTGTCGAATGCGAGACTGATTCAGAATAAGAACCTGGTGCTGAACCATGTGCGCGAGGGGGCCAAAGAGTCGGGACGCACGTTTGCCGTGATGTATGACCTGAGTGGTCTGCAGGAGGGAGAGGTTGAGCGAGTCTTTGATGACTGGACGGAACTCCGCGAGATCCAGCGCGTGGCTGAGGATGCTCAATACCAGCGGCACAACGGGAAACCGCTGGTGGCGGTGTGGGGCATTGGCTTCAGTGATGATCGGCCGTATTCGCTCCAGGAATGTTATGAACTGGTAAAACTTTTCAAGAGGAACGGCTGCGCGGTGATGCTGGGCGTTCCTTCCTACTGGCGCGAGGGGACGCGGGATGCGGTTGATGATCCGCTGCTGAAGGAGATTATCAAAGCTGCCGACGTAATCAGCCCCTGGTCGGTGGGGCGCTATCGGAGTCCCAAAGAGGCGGATCGGCATGCGGAACAGGTCTGGCAGCCGGACCAACGGTGGTGCGCAGAGGCGGGGCTCGACTTCCTGCCGGTTGCGTTTCCGGGATTCAGCTGGCACAACCTGCACGGCGGGGAACTGAATCAGATTCCGCGGCGGAAGGGGGATTTCCTCTGGTCCCAGATCAAGGCGGCGGAGCGGATTGGCTGCGAGATGCTGTATATCGCGATGTTCGATGAAGTGGACGAAGCGACGGCGATTTTCAAATGTACCAATCACCCGCCGACCGGGAACGGGGGCAAGTTTGTCACGTACGAAGGGTTGCCCAGCGATCATTATCTCAAGCTGGTTGGCAGAGCCGGGCGTCTACTGAAAGGGGAGCCTGAAACCGTAGCGGTCAAAAAGGAAGACGAGCGGCGGCTGCTGATCGGCTACGGGGAAGGGGTTCTCGAACTGGACGGGCAGAATGACATCGTCTGGCATTACCAGCAGCCCGGCATTGAAACCGTCTACGATGCCTGGAAGCTGCTGAACGGGAATGTGCTGTTTGCGCACCGGTTCGGCGTGCGGGAGGTGAATCCTGAGAAAGAGACGGTCTGGGATTACAAAGTCCCCCCGATCAAGGGCAAGCAGGAGATCAATTCCTGCCAGCCTCTGCCGGACGGAAAGGTGCTGATTCTGGATTGCGGCAATCAGAAGCTACTGGAAGTGGACCGGCAGCAGAACGTAACGTGGTCGATTGATCTGCCCGACGGCGGCAAGAATGTTCACAACCGGTATATGCAGGCACGCAAGACGCCGCAGGGGACGTATCTGATTTCGTATCGTGATAATAAGGTGATTCTCGAATTGAACGCCGAGGGGAAAGAAGTCTGGCGGTACAAGCTGAATGAGAACGACCGTGCCTTTACGGCGATCCGGCTGGCAAACGGGCGGACGCTGATTCCCTGTATTACGTCGTATCGAATCATCGAAGTCGACCCGCAGGGGAAGATCACCTGGATTCTGGACAAGCAGGACGATCTTGGTTTCGAACTGTTGTATCCGGTGGGGGTGCAGGTGCGGAACAACGGGAATCTCGTGGTGATCAATTCGGACTATCATCATCGCAAAGGGATGGACAACGATGTGCAGGCGTTTGAAATCACCCGCGACAAACGCGTGCTCTGGACGTTGATGAAAACGGATCTGGAAGAGGATGGCAAAGTCCCCGTGGTCGAGCGCGGCACCAAAATGCCGTCGCATCATCTGCTGAGCATTCAGGTGCTGGGGGAACCGGCCGGGTTGAAGTAA
- a CDS encoding HAD family hydrolase has protein sequence MRIRPRLRLLTLVLVLTCCAFQLNAADPLPSWNESAAKQNIIQFVEKVTSKDSPDYVPPEHRIATFDNDGTLWTEKPQYFQVFFAIDRVKALAPQHPEWKTEEPFASILKGDYKTAFAGGEAAVLKLVVATHTGMTTTEFEKIVNEWSKTARHPKTGRLFTQMVYQPMLELLAYMRSKGFKTFIVSGGGIEFMRPWTERVYGIPPQQVVGSSVKTKFEMREDGPVLIRLPEINFIDDKAGKPVGINSHIGQRPIAAFGNSDGDIQMLEWATGASGARFALLVHHTDAKREYAYNVGAVQALKDASEKGWTVVNMKDDWKVIYPPLKK, from the coding sequence ATGAGAATTCGGCCACGTCTTCGCTTACTGACCCTGGTCCTTGTTCTGACCTGCTGCGCGTTTCAGCTAAACGCCGCTGACCCGCTTCCCTCCTGGAATGAATCTGCCGCCAAACAGAACATCATTCAGTTCGTCGAAAAGGTGACGTCCAAAGATTCACCCGATTACGTCCCTCCGGAACACCGCATTGCCACCTTCGACAACGACGGCACCCTCTGGACGGAAAAACCGCAGTACTTCCAGGTTTTCTTTGCCATCGATCGGGTCAAAGCCCTCGCCCCCCAGCATCCGGAATGGAAAACGGAGGAACCCTTCGCTTCGATCCTCAAAGGTGATTACAAAACCGCCTTCGCCGGGGGAGAAGCAGCCGTCCTGAAACTGGTTGTCGCCACGCACACAGGCATGACCACCACCGAATTTGAAAAGATCGTCAACGAGTGGAGCAAAACCGCCCGGCATCCGAAAACCGGACGCCTCTTCACCCAGATGGTTTATCAGCCCATGCTCGAACTGCTGGCCTACATGCGTTCTAAAGGCTTTAAAACCTTCATCGTCTCGGGAGGCGGAATCGAATTCATGCGTCCCTGGACCGAACGTGTTTACGGCATCCCTCCCCAGCAGGTGGTCGGCAGCAGTGTCAAAACGAAATTTGAAATGCGTGAAGATGGTCCCGTGCTGATTCGTCTGCCGGAAATCAACTTCATCGACGACAAAGCCGGCAAACCGGTCGGCATTAATTCGCACATCGGTCAGCGTCCCATCGCTGCCTTCGGGAACTCCGACGGTGACATTCAGATGCTCGAATGGGCCACCGGCGCTTCCGGTGCCCGCTTCGCCCTGCTCGTACATCACACCGATGCCAAACGCGAATACGCCTACAACGTCGGTGCCGTACAGGCGCTGAAAGACGCCAGCGAAAAAGGCTGGACCGTCGTGAATATGAAGGACGACTGGAAAGTCATCTACCCACCCCTCAAGAAATGA
- a CDS encoding DUF1501 domain-containing protein: protein MSRRTSEFCDGISRRSVIQAGLTGLMGLSLPDILRLKAQAASTNGRAQDDTAIIFLELAGGPTQHETYDPKPNAPADYRGPLNPISTSVPGVQFSEFMKEQAQVMDKLAVIRSIHHNSGSHRTSSHLTQTGYYLRDRQSNENEMPSIGCITSKVRGSNEQGIPAYVSLPRDMRFGRAAWLGKGYNPFITARDADRKNFEVPNLTLLRGLTSERLKDRKQLLKGFDATREIIDNNGVGDAMDQFTREAFEMVAGDAARNAFDISQEDEATRDRYGRNSFGQNILLARRLVEHGVTVASVRVTGPSWDDHRDLVKRMKQKAIPYDRAFAALVEDLHARGLDKKVMVVAMGEFGRTPKFNKNAGRDHWGRVMSVALAGGGIKTGQVIGASDAEGGTPIDAPYRPENVLAMLYRHLGIDPSTTFLDHSGRPRYILERRELISELI, encoded by the coding sequence ATGTCTCGACGAACCTCTGAATTTTGTGATGGAATCTCGCGACGCTCAGTCATCCAGGCAGGTCTGACCGGCCTGATGGGGCTGTCTCTCCCTGATATTCTGCGTCTCAAAGCCCAGGCTGCCTCGACGAACGGACGCGCGCAGGACGATACGGCGATCATCTTTCTGGAACTGGCGGGGGGACCGACGCAGCATGAGACTTACGATCCGAAACCCAATGCACCTGCCGATTATCGCGGTCCATTGAATCCGATCAGCACCTCTGTCCCGGGCGTGCAGTTCAGTGAGTTCATGAAAGAGCAGGCACAGGTGATGGATAAGCTGGCGGTCATTCGCTCGATTCATCACAATTCGGGCAGCCATCGGACCAGCAGTCACCTGACGCAGACCGGTTATTATCTGCGTGATCGACAGAGTAACGAAAATGAAATGCCGAGCATCGGCTGTATTACCTCCAAGGTCCGCGGCAGTAACGAACAGGGAATTCCCGCGTATGTTTCACTGCCTCGCGACATGCGATTTGGTCGCGCTGCCTGGCTGGGGAAGGGGTATAACCCGTTCATCACCGCCCGCGATGCAGACCGGAAAAACTTCGAGGTGCCCAACCTGACGCTGTTACGCGGCCTGACTTCAGAACGTCTCAAAGACCGCAAGCAGTTACTGAAAGGGTTTGACGCCACGCGCGAGATTATCGACAACAACGGCGTGGGCGATGCCATGGATCAGTTCACCCGGGAAGCCTTCGAGATGGTGGCCGGCGATGCGGCGCGGAATGCCTTTGATATCTCCCAGGAAGATGAGGCGACGCGCGACCGATACGGCAGGAACTCCTTCGGCCAGAATATTCTGCTGGCCCGCCGCCTGGTGGAACACGGAGTGACCGTGGCGTCGGTGCGGGTGACCGGGCCCAGCTGGGACGATCATCGTGATCTGGTGAAACGGATGAAGCAGAAAGCGATTCCCTACGACCGTGCCTTCGCGGCACTCGTGGAAGATTTGCACGCCCGCGGCCTCGATAAAAAGGTGATGGTGGTAGCGATGGGCGAATTCGGTCGAACGCCGAAATTCAACAAGAACGCGGGCCGCGATCACTGGGGCCGTGTGATGAGCGTCGCTTTAGCGGGCGGCGGCATCAAAACCGGCCAGGTGATTGGCGCCTCCGACGCAGAAGGCGGGACGCCGATCGACGCGCCATATCGCCCTGAGAATGTGCTGGCGATGCTCTATCGCCACCTGGGCATCGATCCCTCGACCACGTTCCTGGATCACAGTGGCCGCCCGCGGTACATCCTGGAACGCCGAGAGTTGATCAGCGAACTGATTTGA
- a CDS encoding arylsulfatase, whose product MRFQKCQLRSLILSALAVTICLVIASPIHAEQKKPNILLIVSDDTGYGDLGPYGGGVGRGMPTPNIDKMARAGMTFFSFYAQPSCTPGRAAMQTGRIPNRSGMTTVSFPGQGGGLPKEEWTLASILKQADYRTYFTGKWHLGEADHALPNAHGYDVMEHCFLYHLNAYTYGDPERFPDMDFKLRVMFNLVTKGSLSGKAGEAPRQDWKVVGDYIDTPEKGFVGVPYLDQYVEQSGLKFLEDAAQHPEQPFFINVNFMKNHQPNLPAPEFKHKSISKTKYADSIVELDTRIGSLMHKLKELGLEQDTLVFFTTDNGAWQDVYPDAGYTPFRGTKGTVREGGSRVPAIAVWPGKIKGGVRNHDILGGLDLMATFASLAGLELPEKDRAGEPICFDSYDMSPALFGTGKSKRNSWFYFTENELAPGAARVGNYKAVFNLRGDGGQATGGQAVDTNLGWKGPEKYVATVPQVFDLLQDPQERYDVFMNNFTERTWTLVTFNAAIRKLLQSYVDYPPRKMQSKIYHGPITLTDFHKFKFIRDALKEEGMKFSIPFGN is encoded by the coding sequence ATGAGATTTCAAAAGTGCCAGTTACGCTCCCTGATTCTATCGGCGCTGGCAGTCACCATATGTCTGGTAATCGCCTCCCCGATACACGCAGAGCAGAAAAAACCGAACATCCTGCTCATCGTCTCCGACGACACCGGCTACGGTGACCTGGGTCCCTATGGCGGTGGTGTCGGCCGCGGCATGCCCACACCCAACATCGACAAAATGGCCCGCGCAGGCATGACCTTCTTCTCCTTCTACGCACAGCCCAGTTGTACCCCCGGTCGCGCCGCCATGCAGACCGGACGTATCCCCAATCGCAGCGGGATGACGACCGTCTCCTTCCCGGGACAGGGGGGCGGACTTCCCAAAGAGGAATGGACGCTCGCCTCTATTCTTAAACAGGCCGATTACCGCACGTACTTCACCGGAAAATGGCACCTGGGAGAAGCCGACCACGCCCTGCCCAATGCCCACGGCTATGACGTGATGGAGCACTGCTTCCTCTACCACCTCAATGCTTACACATACGGAGATCCAGAGCGGTTTCCCGACATGGATTTCAAACTGCGGGTGATGTTCAATCTCGTCACGAAAGGTTCCCTCTCAGGCAAAGCGGGAGAGGCTCCCAGACAGGACTGGAAAGTCGTCGGCGACTACATCGACACGCCGGAAAAGGGATTCGTCGGCGTCCCTTATCTCGATCAATACGTCGAACAATCGGGCCTGAAGTTTCTGGAGGATGCCGCGCAACATCCCGAGCAGCCCTTCTTCATCAACGTCAACTTCATGAAAAACCACCAGCCCAATCTGCCGGCTCCCGAATTCAAACATAAATCGATCTCCAAAACCAAATACGCCGATTCCATCGTCGAACTCGATACACGCATCGGCAGCCTCATGCACAAACTCAAAGAACTCGGACTGGAGCAGGACACGCTGGTCTTCTTCACCACCGACAACGGCGCCTGGCAGGACGTCTATCCTGACGCCGGCTACACACCGTTTCGCGGTACCAAAGGCACCGTCCGCGAAGGGGGCAGTCGGGTCCCCGCCATCGCCGTCTGGCCGGGTAAGATCAAGGGCGGTGTCCGCAATCACGACATCCTCGGCGGCCTGGATCTGATGGCCACTTTCGCTTCGCTCGCCGGTCTGGAACTTCCGGAAAAGGATCGTGCCGGTGAACCGATTTGCTTCGACAGTTACGATATGTCACCCGCCCTGTTCGGCACAGGCAAGTCCAAACGGAATTCCTGGTTTTACTTCACGGAGAATGAACTCGCCCCCGGTGCCGCTCGTGTCGGCAATTATAAAGCCGTCTTCAATCTCCGGGGGGATGGCGGACAGGCGACCGGCGGCCAGGCCGTCGATACCAACCTCGGCTGGAAAGGACCGGAAAAGTATGTCGCCACCGTACCGCAGGTCTTTGATCTGCTGCAGGACCCGCAGGAACGCTATGACGTCTTCATGAACAACTTCACGGAACGCACCTGGACCCTGGTGACCTTCAATGCCGCCATCCGGAAGCTGCTGCAAAGTTATGTCGATTATCCGCCACGCAAAATGCAGAGTAAAATCTATCACGGACCAATTACCCTGACGGATTTCCACAAATTTAAATTCATCAGGGATGCCCTCAAAGAGGAAGGCATGAAATTTTCGATACCTTTCGGTAACTGA
- a CDS encoding PP2C family protein-serine/threonine phosphatase, with protein sequence MRILVGWDNPQECELISMYLGVSDNEVRICATPEEFLQQAATQDEWDIILMSITSPDPQTAYDNFEQVRQQHLDTPIVGACPGQDTFHLARFLTAGMRAYIIRDDGGDFMFLMEVTLESVVNSVKAERERFVAERLREEVESVRKLQESIIPTNILSPDRFDVTARYESSQIRVFGGQPVTLAGGDYYDVFMLDDENLVLLVGDASGHGMKACMSIMTMHTLVGMIRSNRYLDTAAFVKDVNNRLCEQAIVNDDGGFITLLYGILNSRTNEFQWTSAGAPIPIVHELETNQIYELGTLDDGGLPLGIVPDVDYDVHTSKIPPDSRLLIFTDGLAEAFPGEKEQFGEFGIPGIMQSLQESRSTCLESALENLFRDSNAFTDGSGRHDDTSVVLLGRKN encoded by the coding sequence ATGCGAATTCTTGTCGGGTGGGATAATCCCCAGGAATGTGAGCTGATCTCCATGTATCTGGGGGTGAGTGATAACGAAGTCAGGATCTGTGCGACGCCGGAGGAGTTTCTCCAGCAGGCAGCGACACAGGATGAATGGGACATCATTCTGATGTCGATTACGAGTCCTGATCCTCAGACGGCTTATGATAACTTTGAGCAGGTGCGGCAACAGCACCTGGATACGCCGATCGTGGGGGCGTGTCCAGGTCAGGATACGTTTCACCTTGCCCGTTTTCTGACGGCGGGGATGCGGGCTTATATCATCCGCGATGACGGCGGTGATTTCATGTTCCTGATGGAAGTGACGCTGGAAAGCGTGGTGAATTCGGTCAAAGCGGAACGCGAGCGGTTTGTGGCGGAGCGACTGCGCGAAGAGGTGGAGTCGGTGCGGAAGCTGCAGGAATCGATCATACCGACGAACATTCTATCCCCGGATCGATTTGATGTGACTGCGCGGTATGAATCTTCACAGATCCGCGTGTTTGGCGGACAGCCTGTGACGCTGGCCGGTGGCGACTATTACGATGTATTCATGCTGGACGATGAGAATCTGGTGCTGCTGGTGGGGGACGCCTCGGGGCATGGGATGAAAGCCTGCATGTCGATCATGACGATGCATACGCTGGTGGGAATGATCCGTTCGAACCGTTACCTGGATACCGCGGCGTTCGTGAAGGACGTGAATAATCGTTTGTGCGAACAGGCGATTGTGAATGATGATGGCGGCTTCATTACGCTGCTGTACGGGATTCTGAATTCCCGGACGAATGAATTTCAATGGACGTCTGCAGGGGCGCCGATTCCGATTGTGCACGAGCTGGAAACGAACCAGATTTATGAGCTCGGCACACTGGATGATGGCGGGTTGCCTCTGGGGATCGTTCCGGATGTGGATTACGACGTGCATACGTCAAAAATTCCGCCCGACAGTCGGCTGCTGATTTTTACCGACGGTCTGGCGGAAGCGTTTCCCGGCGAGAAGGAGCAGTTCGGCGAATTCGGCATTCCGGGAATCATGCAGTCACTGCAGGAATCGCGTTCAACCTGCCTGGAGTCGGCGCTGGAGAATCTGTTTCGGGATTCGAATGCATTTACGGATGGTTCAGGAAGACATGACGACACATCTGTTGTGTTATTGGGACGAAAAAACTAG
- a CDS encoding sodium/solute symporter: MLYEPSLMAVLVFGVIVAITLGLSFWLGAKAKSAKGYFAASGGIHWFINGVAFAGDYLSAASFLGICGMIAFYGYDGFLYSIGYLAGWIVALFVIAEPLKRMGRFTFADALDSRFQSRGIKLAAAISTLAVSIFYLIPQMVGAGALITPLLGFPHYVGVLLVGTIVIIIVVTAGMVSTTYVQFLKGSLLVVFSTLLTVLILQRGFSTDPVNNGKSTHQFEILGPAASDDIELWNNELGLTEQDSLTPLNEGPWKDKGYLQLTRADKISFWKLTQNAEQQYFLSETQYKEKTADGKIIINGLPQGTGEGETDFYPVGRISKLPDDKKETGPLGLTEFFSTLSKSEVILWGSDTIKLKDGADLTIYFPKPTSGEKVLSPGNHPKFAGIRGSDLKGKLNFLSLMLALFCGTASLPHILIRYYTVKDQASARKSTIVGIGSIGYFYILTLFMGLGAMTSGAMDVTNSNMAAPLLAKSISDWLFAIISAIAFTTVLGTVSGLIIASSGAVVHDLMSSFMKIEMNDFAKVRIAKIASVVVGLIAIVLGILFKEFNVNYLVGWAFSVAASANLPALVMLLFWPKTTKQGITVAIFVGMISSLAWILLSADSYKGIYGLKPEDAIVPFSQPGLVTIPLGFLTLIIVSLLTQPKSEEAAS, translated from the coding sequence ATGCTTTACGAACCCTCTCTGATGGCGGTCCTCGTCTTTGGTGTGATCGTCGCCATTACTCTCGGACTCAGTTTCTGGCTCGGTGCGAAAGCGAAATCGGCCAAGGGATACTTCGCTGCCTCGGGTGGCATTCACTGGTTCATTAACGGCGTCGCCTTCGCTGGTGACTACCTCTCCGCCGCTTCCTTTCTGGGAATCTGCGGGATGATCGCCTTCTACGGTTACGATGGCTTCCTGTATTCCATCGGTTACCTGGCTGGCTGGATCGTCGCCTTGTTCGTGATCGCGGAACCACTAAAACGCATGGGACGTTTCACCTTTGCCGATGCCCTCGACAGCCGCTTCCAGTCGCGGGGGATTAAACTGGCTGCCGCTATCAGTACCCTGGCCGTCAGTATCTTCTATCTGATTCCTCAGATGGTCGGCGCCGGTGCACTGATCACTCCCCTGCTCGGCTTTCCGCACTACGTCGGCGTGCTGCTGGTCGGAACGATCGTGATCATCATCGTCGTGACCGCCGGCATGGTCAGCACCACCTACGTCCAGTTCCTGAAAGGCTCGCTGCTCGTTGTCTTCAGTACCCTGCTCACCGTCCTGATTCTGCAGCGCGGTTTCTCTACCGATCCGGTGAATAACGGGAAATCGACGCACCAGTTCGAAATCCTCGGCCCCGCGGCCAGCGATGACATTGAACTCTGGAACAATGAACTCGGCCTGACCGAACAGGACTCCCTGACCCCGCTCAACGAAGGCCCCTGGAAAGACAAAGGCTACCTGCAGCTGACCCGCGCCGATAAAATATCCTTCTGGAAACTGACTCAAAACGCGGAGCAGCAGTACTTCCTCTCGGAAACACAATACAAGGAAAAAACAGCGGACGGCAAGATCATCATCAACGGCCTCCCGCAGGGAACCGGCGAAGGGGAAACCGACTTCTACCCGGTCGGCCGCATCAGCAAGCTGCCGGATGACAAAAAGGAAACCGGTCCACTGGGGCTCACCGAGTTCTTCAGCACGCTCAGCAAAAGTGAAGTGATCCTCTGGGGCTCCGATACCATCAAACTGAAAGACGGCGCAGACCTGACGATCTACTTCCCCAAGCCAACCTCAGGCGAGAAAGTTCTCAGTCCGGGCAACCATCCCAAGTTCGCCGGGATCCGGGGTTCCGATCTGAAAGGTAAGCTCAACTTCCTCTCGCTGATGCTGGCCCTGTTCTGCGGAACCGCCTCGCTGCCGCACATTCTCATTCGTTACTACACCGTGAAAGACCAGGCCAGCGCCCGTAAGAGTACCATCGTCGGTATCGGGAGCATCGGCTATTTCTATATTCTCACGCTCTTCATGGGTCTCGGAGCCATGACCAGCGGTGCCATGGATGTCACCAACTCCAATATGGCCGCTCCTCTGCTCGCCAAGAGCATCAGCGACTGGCTCTTCGCGATCATCTCTGCAATCGCTTTTACCACCGTGCTGGGAACCGTCAGCGGACTGATCATCGCTTCCAGTGGTGCGGTCGTGCACGACCTGATGTCGAGTTTCATGAAAATTGAAATGAACGACTTCGCCAAAGTGCGGATCGCTAAAATCGCGTCGGTCGTCGTCGGTCTGATCGCGATCGTCCTCGGGATTCTCTTCAAGGAATTCAACGTGAATTACCTTGTCGGCTGGGCCTTCAGCGTGGCTGCGTCCGCGAACCTGCCCGCCCTGGTGATGCTGCTCTTCTGGCCCAAAACCACCAAGCAGGGTATCACCGTCGCGATCTTTGTCGGCATGATTTCTTCGCTCGCCTGGATTCTTCTCAGTGCCGATTCCTATAAAGGCATCTATGGACTCAAACCCGAAGACGCTATCGTCCCCTTCAGCCAGCCTGGCCTGGTGACGATTCCGCTCGGCTTCCTGACACTGATCATCGTCTCCCTGCTGACACAGCCTAAATCAGAGGAGGCAGCCAGTTGA
- a CDS encoding bestrophin family protein, producing MAADAELNLSFIEKKLGTVGRIAYYAGLVGLYSLIPLIKNDLGAIAGGFLEGIGVHPERIVEIEEFGDFSSSLHGIIGLVLGLLLVFRTNSSYARWWEARKLWGKLVNISRNMAIKFRELTNFTKQELRELADLLVAFPEALRDHLREDDDFSMFPELEQIDPPPRHIPAYIADLIYRRVIGWKRSGIIDGDELRIIDSETRELMEICGACERIRRTRLSPSYRTFVRHCITLYLLTLPWGLVADFRLWTVPMTVIMAYFMIGIEVIAHSVEEPFGLDEDDLDLDGLCITIRSTVNEILDRFGKQEQA from the coding sequence ATGGCAGCTGATGCAGAGCTGAATCTTTCATTTATCGAGAAAAAACTGGGGACCGTCGGGCGTATTGCCTACTATGCAGGACTCGTCGGGTTGTATAGCCTGATTCCGTTGATCAAGAATGATTTAGGCGCAATTGCCGGGGGCTTTTTAGAAGGTATTGGCGTACATCCTGAGCGAATTGTTGAGATTGAAGAGTTTGGTGACTTCTCTTCCAGCCTGCACGGGATCATCGGCCTGGTACTGGGTTTGCTGCTGGTCTTTCGGACGAACAGCTCCTATGCCCGCTGGTGGGAGGCCCGTAAGCTGTGGGGCAAGCTGGTTAACATCAGCCGCAATATGGCGATCAAATTTCGCGAGCTGACGAACTTCACCAAGCAGGAACTAAGAGAACTAGCAGATCTGCTTGTCGCGTTTCCGGAAGCGTTACGAGATCACCTGCGTGAGGATGACGACTTCTCGATGTTTCCGGAACTGGAACAGATCGATCCGCCTCCGCGTCACATCCCGGCGTACATTGCGGATCTGATTTACCGCAGAGTGATTGGCTGGAAGCGTTCGGGGATAATTGATGGCGACGAGCTGCGAATCATCGATTCCGAGACTCGGGAACTGATGGAGATCTGTGGGGCGTGTGAGCGGATTCGTCGTACGCGTTTGTCTCCCTCGTACCGGACATTCGTCAGACACTGTATTACGCTTTACCTGTTAACGCTGCCCTGGGGACTGGTAGCAGACTTCAGGTTGTGGACCGTGCCGATGACAGTGATCATGGCTTACTTCATGATCGGGATCGAGGTGATCGCGCATTCGGTTGAAGAACCGTTCGGTCTGGATGAAGACGACCTGGATCTGGATGGTCTGTGTATTACGATCCGTTCGACGGTGAATGAAATTCTGGACCGGTTCGGTAAGCAGGAACAGGCATAG
- a CDS encoding DUF695 domain-containing protein, translated as MNEQPPEQEWLTATAVEEGVTVLFRLLPHVPLGIKTSEYPDRVEIVWPYQSANESKLPGPLDREQMSHFEELLVNLWGENGLGHLTMLITGNQVCHWQWYVRNEEEALAVFNKAVEELPTLPIQIHSQHDPDWHAYSDFMQQVRKSN; from the coding sequence TTGAACGAGCAGCCACCCGAACAGGAATGGCTCACTGCAACCGCAGTCGAAGAAGGCGTGACCGTACTGTTTCGTCTGCTCCCCCACGTCCCGCTGGGCATCAAGACCAGCGAATATCCGGACCGTGTGGAGATTGTCTGGCCTTACCAGTCAGCCAACGAAAGTAAGCTCCCCGGTCCCCTCGATCGGGAACAGATGAGCCACTTCGAAGAACTGCTCGTCAACCTCTGGGGGGAAAACGGCCTGGGTCACCTCACGATGCTCATCACGGGGAACCAGGTCTGTCACTGGCAGTGGTACGTTCGGAACGAGGAAGAGGCTCTCGCCGTCTTCAACAAAGCGGTGGAAGAACTCCCCACGCTGCCGATCCAGATTCACTCCCAGCACGACCCCGACTGGCACGCTTATTCTGATTTCATGCAGCAAGTCAGGAAAAGCAACTAA